The window TATGAAGCACATGtacctatatataagctCGCCAGGATCAAGGATACAGTGTAAAAACACCAcagaatataaagaaaacgACACAGGAGTATCTTAAAGTGCCTACAGATGCCTacagatggaagagagtGGCTATACCCGGGGACTAACACACTGTCCGCAGCAATTGAATTCATTAGAAAGTTGGGAATATCTGATAAAATGCCCGCTTGCAAAGAACACAATAGTTAGTTTTTGTATTCGCCTCGCTTCTCGTCCTCAACTACTCAATTGACTGCGGCTTAGGGGCTTGGGGCCTACAACAATCGATGATGCGCTCGGTTAACTGCATAATCTTAATCCTCAACATTTTTTGAGCAGTATGTTGACACTACCTACCATAGTGTATTGTTCCATCTTTGTAAACCGAGTAGGATATCTAGCATCGACTCTTTGCGATTCAAGGACTGGTCAATGAGAACATAAGAGCCTGTGAGAAGATTCTCGCTGCAGCAAGCACCtactatatacatgtattcacaACGTTCTACAAGCCCAGAACTCACTCATACTCCAGTTTGGACGAATGTGCGCACAATATGGGCCTCATGTCGTTGGCTTTATTCCGAGAGTATAATGGTTCTAGCCATCAGCCGAGCTTGCTCTCCAGTATCTTACACCCAATCCCAATTCCGTCTACGTCAGATAGCGAAATAGCTGCACAGCATTGGCCGGATTAATCAGTGCTTCGTATTCGCGACTCCACAGATTCGCTTGTCTCCTTGCATGTAACGGCGCAGCAAGATTAAATAGTAACCGTAGCTTACGCTGCTTAAGGAATCGCGCCGTCAAAGGGGCCAATCGCAAGCCAGCAATAGGCTCCCTCCGCAGCCTATCCTTGAACTAAACTGGAGTTCGCGAAAGGGATCTCCATGCGAAGAAAATCGGGATTGGGGCCCTGGTTGCGCTGCACCAAACACGCGCAAAGACAAACACAAGTGAAAAATTAGTACTGCCTGCTGGTGCCGTGTTGAAGAGGGGAAGATGGGGAAACAAAAGATCATCAGCAAAAGGCGGCAGATTGACACGCATACGGAACTCATGATGCATCGTTGACATCAACATCAGCAGCTCCTTTGCCCTGCACGAATGCGAAAGCAGCTGCAATCTAGCACCTAAAACAGAGCCAAGGACGGTAAACAGGAACAGAGACACGGCTGAGCCGCCTACTAAaaggtacctgtacctgtcCCGTGCGGCGCATGCAGGGAAATGCGCCGCGCTGCATGTACCATCTACTGCACTGCTCTGGATCGGTTTAGTGGTACGACGCAGCCTTATAACggatggagctgctgctctcgtcGTAGCAGCTGAACTTCTCCAAGCTCGCCAAAACCACATTCCTTTCATCCCAGCTGCACTGGTAGCGATACCAAGTCGCAGAAAGTGGAAGTGCTGGGAGCTGAGCCTTGCACCATTGTTGTCTGCACTTGTTTATTTGATTGTTATTCGGAGCGAGCGTTGTCGCTTTACATctacagaagaagaaaaaggcaaaaaaagctGTCCCAGGAAAACAGGATGCTGTTGAAGAATCTGTGGCGCGCCGCGCTGACGGTCGCTGGTGAGAATTTCCCATGTGTTTGTGTGCTGTGCTTGTGCCTTTGTTGGCTGCCTCTGCTCTCCGTATGCCCAGACAAAGTCGCTGACCAACGATGATATACAGCCTTTGCAGCAGGCTCGGCTCGTGCCGACGACGCCAACAACCCCACGGGACAGTCAACCTTCATCAGCCCAGACGGCACCCTCGCCTTCGCCTTCACCGTCCCCGATAATGGCAATACAGACATCTACTTCAGCCTGCGCGTGTCTACAGAGCGCTCCTGGGGTGCCATCGGCCTCGGCAGCAACGAAATGGCTGGCGCCCTGTTCCTGATTCTCTACCGCAGCGACAACAACGAAAACAACGTCACCTTCTCTCCTCGTCTCGCCTACGGCAACTACGAGCCCAAATACTATCCCGACCTCAAATTCCAGACATTCAACGGCACTGGCGTCAAGGATGGCTACATGACCTTCAACGCTGTCTGCAGCGAGCACTGTCGAAGTTGGCCCGCCGGCGGGACTTCCAAAGGCTACATCGACGTGTCGTCCCCCAACCAACAGGCGATTTACGCTCTGGGTCCCAAGGAGAGATTTACTGGCGACGACCCAAATGCAGGCCTCAAAATGCACAGCGAGCACGGCACCTTTACAATTGATATGAAGCGAACGCAAGGCCGAGCTGATATGCCAGTCTTAACCGAGGACTCGGTTAATGAGGGCACGACGCTGAACAGCCGATCTACGGGCAATTACGACTGGAAGGCCGCTGCGCACGCTTCGTTCATGGTCTTTAGCTTCATGTTTCTTATTCCTTTGGGCTCAATCCTCATTAGAACGGAAAAATGGGCCAAGCTTCACAAGTTTAACCAGACCTTTGCTCTCTGCCTTGTGCTGGCGGGCCTTGCCTTTGGCATCCTGACAAGCTTCAATTATCGACGGGTAAGCTTCATTCATTTCTTCTGTCTGGGTCCTATTGAACGTATTATTAATGTTGGCTCTCTCTTTCGCTTTAGTCTCGTGGATTTCACTCCCTGCATCAGATCCTTGGTTTCATCACCATCTTTCTTATGCTGGGCCAAGTCGTACTTGGcgttcttcatcatctcaaaTGGCGAAAGACGCAGCAGGCCACTAAATTCGGCAAGATTCATGTCTGGAACGGGAGAGTCGTGATGATATTCGGCGCTGCTAACGGCTATATgtgagtctttttttttctcttccactCTATGCTCAAAGTTTTCTGACCTGATATTTCAGTGGATTTGGCTACGCCCTCGATCGCAAATACGCTCTCGTTGTCCTCGGCATCGTCTTCCTGTTGGTACTTTGCTTCTTAGGATACGTCATCTGGGCGGCCAAGCGCCAGATGCCGCGCCGCCAACAGGGACCCTCTGGATTTGAAGGTCTCAACCACAGctaccagcagcaacagccacaACCATGGCGAAATACTGCCTACTCAGCTGGCGCATACTCAGGCGCTGCCGCAGCCCCAGCGTATCCTCATGATCCTCCTCCGGGATATGAGCCTCCGTCATCACAGAGTGAGCTCCAGAATGCTGCCTCATGGGGCGGGAGAACCCGTGATGGAAGGAGCAGCTATGAAGATGAGCCTCTTGACCTAGGTTCAAGCCAGAAACCAAGAGAGTTTACGTAAATCGGTATCTAGTCTGCAAGTATGGCGTTGGAGGGGCATGGGAACAAATAATGAATATTAATGAAGTGGATAATAGGGAATAAGATTATGATTATGTCCTATCTTTGATCTTTTCTTCTGCGATTCTTGAAAGACATTTGCCCGCATAATCTGcatcttttataaatctctAACGTCTAATGATAAATCTCTCGGTGCTCCTTTTGGCGGCAGCATAAACTATCAATCTGTACTAGATTCATCTTCTTTATCGCCTTCTAGCCAAATCTCATGTCCGTCACCCTCCTTCACCACTAGACTCGTCAAGCACGCACAAATAGCAACACTACTCAGTGCCCACCACACCAGGCCAATGATGCCCTTGTTCAAGCCAAAACCATACACAACACCACCCACCATGGGCCCAATCGTCCGGGCCGCGCTACTAACACTCTGTCCAAGCCCGTGAACAGTGCCCAGCACGCTAGGATGCGGCGAGCAGTTGTTGACGAGGATCGCCTGGCTGGGCAGCGCAAACGTCCGCCCGGTGACTTGGAAGAATAAAACGCCGCAAATGGCAATCCATATCAAAACGCCCGCCTTTGCCTCCGGAGGCGGTGCGGTGCTTGGCACGACGGAGAGATAGGGGACAAGGAAGTAGGCCacagggaagaagagcaggaagAATCGCCACGATTTGATGGTGCCGAGACGTGCTGATATGTGCGGATAGAGGAACAGCTGCATGTTAATGCCGATGAAGCCCAAAATAGCCATGGCCATACCGACGGATCGGGGCTGGAGACCAAGACCGCCGGTGAACCAAAATGGCAGACGAGTCTCTCGCTCGGAGGTCGGCGTCGAGAGGAAGACGAACCAGAGCGAGTTGAACGTTCCAACGTGGAACGTGAGGAAAAACTGCGCAACCAGCGTAACTAGCACGTTGCGCGTGAAAACACGCCGAAAGGGCAGTCTTTGGGTGTACCTTTTTGTCGACTTCCTCCTGACTGCATCCTCTTCCCCCGCCCTCAGCTCAAGATCAGACGCCGGAACTGTCGAGTATCCCTCAGCCTCGGGCGAAGTGCCAAACCGCTTTCGATAGTGCGTGACAAGTCTCTTGCCGAGCCTGGTGCCCAAGTCTGGCGGCCCGTCTCTCAGGACATCGTGAGTTTCCTCAAGGCCCAGCCAAACGGCCACAGCGGCAAAGAACAGGAAGAAGGAGCTGACGATGTTGGGGGTTGCGTAGGGGAATTTGACAAAGAAGGGGATGCTGCCAAAGAGACTGGGGTAGCTGCCGGCCGGGTCGGAGAGGATACCGCCGAGGATGGGGCCTATGATGACGCCTATGTTGAACGTCATGggcaagaggagaaaggcTCTTGGCTGATACTTCTTTTCGCGGATGATTTCGCTGATCCTGTATTGATTTCTTAAGCATATACTTCTCACCATCGTGCATTTCCAGAGCCATTCCTGAGAAATCTTATGGAAACAAGTACAAGGGAAAGGCACTTACATCGTCCTCATCACACCAATGTTCCCATTCGTAGCACCGCCGAGCGTCCGAAACAGCAGCGCCTGCCAAAACGTCGTCGAGAATCCGAATCCCAAGCAGGATATGCTCGTCCCCAACAGACCAATGAGCAAAACCGTTTTGCGTCCCACGCGTTTCGAATCGGCAATGCGGCCCCACATCATGGCCGTGAGGAACTGAGAGGCCGTGAAGCTGGCGTGCAGGACGCCCGCctggctggagatggtggAATCGGGAAGCGACGGGTCGAACCATTTAAGCTGGTAAAACATGTAGGCCTTTTTCGTTGAGACGCAGGCAGAAAAGAGCCCCAGTATGAGTTACAAGattctcaaaaaaaaaaaaaaaaaaaaaaaaattccttctgcaaatacaaaaaaaacaatagggTGAGGGGAAGGTTTAAAATTCATGATCCTGGTTTGGCCAAACGCTTTGAATATCGTGAAGCCACCAAGCTCGGTGTAAGTCTCACCTGCAGTGATGTCTGGACAAGCGGCTCGCTCATTCGCGCCATGGTAATGATAAAAAGTTGGTCTTTCCGAGGTAATTCGCTCCATGGTACCGGTCTCTTGCTTTCGTTCTGGCTCACTGGCGGAGCAGTAGTGGGTGAGAGCGGACCATTTTCCGCATAGCTGCTCACGGATTCGGCATCTAGGGAATCTCTAAGTTGAGTGTCGACGGCAACTTCGCTGACCaactcatcatcgtcgctatCGGATTCGTTGTGCCTCATCTATCTCAGATTTCCTGAGGTCACGCGGCCTCGACAGatcgaaagaagaagaaaaaaaaagtgggcGGTATTGTCGTGCTTGTAAATGCCACTCTCGTCGTCAACTCCTCGTATTAGTGGAcgtgaagcagcagcacagtaCTTCAAGTCAGAATATCAAGACTTGAATCAGCAACAACCGTGGGGGGGAATAGTAtaagacgacgaagaattACGAgtgcaggaagaagaagcaatttTTTTCGAAATCTCCGTCGATGATGCTACCCAAGTCAACTTTTTCGCCATCCTCTCAGTCGCTCGGCACGGGCGAGCCGCTCTCCCGCCCAAAAGCAGCGACCCTCCCACCAACTCAAGCTGCAGGTACTcttctgaagaagaaaaggtcAAAAGACAGCCAATCCTGTTGCTTCCCACGGCAAAGGGCTAAGCAACAAGAGGCTTGGGTCGTGGGGCCGCGGGGTTAGGATGGGAACAAGAGCTGGCCGCGTATCCGCGCGATAACGGAGTCTTTACCGCTGATCCCCAAAGAGATAACGACTCGAGTCTTGGCCTACATGGGGGTCGGTAGAGCAGAAAGGCGGCGGAGTTGGAAGATGATGTGGATGGAGAAGCACAGGAGAGAATCTGCAGAAGCTGGAAATGGGCCTCCATTTAGTTGAATATCGAATACATGCATCGAATCTGCAATGCAACCGGGACACAGTCCATCAGGAAGGTAGCATTCGCATACGGCAGATCAAGCCTCTGCCACTCCAAACATCGAAAAAAGGCGCCGCCACCCGCTTCAGCGCCGGGCGGGTCCGGCACCGGAGCCCAATGCCCGCATCATGGTCGGCAGCTTCCGTGATACCTAATCCATGTACATACCATGTAGACCGCAGATTCATCTTCACGGCCCAATATCTGGAGATTTGAGATTCGGCCGTCTGTGCCTCTTATCTTCATTTTTATAATGAATACGCTTTGTTGTCCTTCTGTGTGTATAGCTTGAACGTTCTGATCACCGTCCATCTCTGCCCAACGAACGTCCGCTGAATCAATCTCCGCATCATTCATCTCTTCACCCAGCGCCATGGCGATTCAGCTCAACATCGGCGCTCTCAACATACAAATCATCGCAGAGCCTCTTACTCACGAGGCCTTCTCATCCTTTGGAGATGTCGTCTCCAACCCACGGCCCGATGTCCACCCCTCCTCATTCGACGCTCATGCCCAATCCTTACCGCCCAACGCCTTCTCGGCCAACCAAGGCTCCGCAATCCAGTATCGAAATGTAAGTCGCCTCAAGAATCTTTACGATCAGGCCCCCAGCGGCAAAGGCGAGCCCATCATGAGCATATTCGTCTGCGCAGCAAGGGGCGGCGCCGGGAGCTCTTCTCTGGAGGCAAATACATTCACGGTGCGCCATCTCGAACGACATCCATTCACGGCGCAAACATTCACGCCTATCAAATCTACCGCTTCATCGTACCTGGTGATTGTCGCTCCGAGCCTCCCGCCTGGCTCTGACGATAAAGATTTGCCTGTACCGAGCGGCGATGGGCTACCCGGGAGGGGCTTCCCGGATCTCAAGCGCCTGCGTGCGTTTGTCGCTACAAACAGCCAGGCTGTTACTTACGGTGCAGGGACATGGCATTCTCCGATGGTGGTATTGGGGCAGACGGGGACACGGTTGGATTTTGTGGTATCGCAATTTGCCAGTGGTGTTGCGATTGAAGACTGTCAGCTGCTCGAGTTTATCTCAGACGGCAAAGACGAGCCTAGCATTCGGGTTAAGATACCCCATAGAGATTGGTCAATT is drawn from Trichoderma asperellum chromosome 4, complete sequence and contains these coding sequences:
- a CDS encoding uncharacterized protein (EggNog:ENOG41) codes for the protein MAIQLNIGALNIQIIAEPLTHEAFSSFGDVVSNPRPDVHPSSFDAHAQSLPPNAFSANQGSAIQYRNVSRLKNLYDQAPSGKGEPIMSIFVCAARGGAGSSSLEANTFTVRHLERHPFTAQTFTPIKSTASSYLVIVAPSLPPGSDDKDLPVPSGDGLPGRGFPDLKRLRAFVATNSQAVTYGAGTWHSPMVVLGQTGTRLDFVVSQFASGVAIEDCQLLEFISDGKDEPSIRVKIPHRDWSIKL
- a CDS encoding uncharacterized protein (TransMembrane:5 (n9-18c23/24o229-253i265-285o297-318i339-356o362-381i)~EggNog:ENOG41~SECRETED:SignalP(1-23)), whose product is MLLKNLWRAALTVAAFAAGSARADDANNPTGQSTFISPDGTLAFAFTVPDNGNTDIYFSLRVSTERSWGAIGLGSNEMAGALFLILYRSDNNENNVTFSPRLAYGNYEPKYYPDLKFQTFNGTGVKDGYMTFNAVCSEHCRSWPAGGTSKGYIDVSSPNQQAIYALGPKERFTGDDPNAGLKMHSEHGTFTIDMKRTQGRADMPVLTEDSVNEGTTLNSRSTGNYDWKAAAHASFMVFSFMFLIPLGSILIRTEKWAKLHKFNQTFALCLVLAGLAFGILTSFNYRRSRGFHSLHQILGFITIFLMLGQVVLGVLHHLKWRKTQQATKFGKIHVWNGRVVMIFGAANGYIGFGYALDRKYALVVLGIVFLLVLCFLGYVIWAAKRQMPRRQQGPSGFEGLNHSYQQQQPQPWRNTAYSAGAYSGAAAAPAYPHDPPPGYEPPSSQSELQNAASWGGRTRDGRSSYEDEPLDLGSSQKPREFT
- a CDS encoding uncharacterized protein (TransMembrane:11 (i69-92o112-129i141-161o167-187i199-222o242-266i345-369o396-415i427-445o457-475i536-555o)~EggNog:ENOG41), producing the protein MRHNESDSDDDELVSEVAVDTQLRDSLDAESVSSYAENGPLSPTTAPPVSQNESKRPVPWSELPRKDQLFIITMARMSEPLVQTSLQAYMFYQLKWFDPSLPDSTISSQAGVLHASFTASQFLTAMMWGRIADSKRVGRKTVLLIGLLGTSISCLGFGFSTTFWQALLFRTLGGATNGNIGVMRTMISEIIREKKYQPRAFLLLPMTFNIGVIIGPILGGILSDPAGSYPSLFGSIPFFVKFPYATPNIVSSFFLFFAAVAVWLGLEETHDVLRDGPPDLGTRLGKRLVTHYRKRFGTSPEAEGYSTVPASDLELRAGEEDAVRRKSTKRYTQRLPFRRVFTRNVLVTLVAQFFLTFHVGTFNSLWFVFLSTPTSERETRLPFWFTGGLGLQPRSVGMAMAILGFIGINMQLFLYPHISARLGTIKSWRFFLLFFPVAYFLVPYLSVVPSTAPPPEAKAGVLIWIAICGVLFFQVTGRTFALPSQAILVNNCSPHPSVLGTVHGLGQSVSSAARTIGPMVGGVVYGFGLNKGIIGLVWWALSSVAICACLTSLVVKEGDGHEIWLEGDKEDESSTD
- a CDS encoding uncharacterized protein (EggNog:ENOG41~TransMembrane:7 (i26-48o68-92i171-195o222-241i253-271o283-301i362-381o)) gives rise to the protein MVRSICLRNQYRISEIIREKKYQPRAFLLLPMTFNIGVIIGPILGGILSDPAGSYPSLFGSIPFFVKFPYATPNIVSSFFLFFAAVAVWLGLEETHDVLRDGPPDLGTRLGKRLVTHYRKRFGTSPEAEGYSTVPASDLELRAGEEDAVRRKSTKRYTQRLPFRRVFTRNVLVTLVAQFFLTFHVGTFNSLWFVFLSTPTSERETRLPFWFTGGLGLQPRSVGMAMAILGFIGINMQLFLYPHISARLGTIKSWRFFLLFFPVAYFLVPYLSVVPSTAPPPEAKAGVLIWIAICGVLFFQVTGRTFALPSQAILVNNCSPHPSVLGTVHGLGQSVSSAARTIGPMVGGVVYGFGLNKGIIGLVWWALSSVAICACLTSLVVKEGDGHEIWLEGDKEDESSTD
- a CDS encoding uncharacterized protein (EggNog:ENOG41~TransMembrane:10 (o20-40i52-72o78-98i110-133o153-177i256-280o307-326i338-356o368-386i447-466o)) — translated: MFYQLKWFDPSLPDSTISSQAGVLHASFTASQFLTAMMWGRIADSKRVGRKTVLLIGLLGTSISCLGFGFSTTFWQALLFRTLGGATNGNIGVMRTMISEIIREKKYQPRAFLLLPMTFNIGVIIGPILGGILSDPAGSYPSLFGSIPFFVKFPYATPNIVSSFFLFFAAVAVWLGLEETHDVLRDGPPDLGTRLGKRLVTHYRKRFGTSPEAEGYSTVPASDLELRAGEEDAVRRKSTKRYTQRLPFRRVFTRNVLVTLVAQFFLTFHVGTFNSLWFVFLSTPTSERETRLPFWFTGGLGLQPRSVGMAMAILGFIGINMQLFLYPHISARLGTIKSWRFFLLFFPVAYFLVPYLSVVPSTAPPPEAKAGVLIWIAICGVLFFQVTGRTFALPSQAILVNNCSPHPSVLGTVHGLGQSVSSAARTIGPMVGGVVYGFGLNKGIIGLVWWALSSVAICACLTSLVVKEGDGHEIWLEGDKEDESSTD